Proteins from a single region of Belliella baltica DSM 15883:
- a CDS encoding YnfA family protein translates to MIVILKSISIFILAGLCEIGGGYMIWLTLREDKPWWVGALGGLILIGYGIVATWQPANFGRVYAAYGGIFIIMALIWGWKVDGIVPDKYDLIGGAVALLGMLIIMYAPRTS, encoded by the coding sequence ATGATCGTGATCCTTAAATCAATCAGCATTTTCATACTGGCCGGTCTTTGCGAAATAGGCGGTGGCTACATGATCTGGCTCACTTTACGTGAAGACAAGCCTTGGTGGGTGGGGGCATTGGGCGGCCTGATCCTGATAGGCTACGGCATAGTGGCCACCTGGCAGCCGGCCAATTTCGGAAGAGTATATGCTGCCTATGGCGGGATCTTCATCATCATGGCGCTTATCTGGGGCTGGAAAGTAGATGGTATCGTGCCGGATAAATATGACCTGATCGGAGGAGCTGTTGCCCTCCTCGGGATGCTCATTATCATGTATGCTCCCAGGACTTCTTAA
- a CDS encoding helix-turn-helix domain-containing protein: MAAEVITTDDLREFKIELLEDLKRLLKEHSGQPTKKWLKSYEVRKLLGISPGTLQNLRVNGTLPFTKIGGVIYYDYADIQSMLQSNKFQNRLR; the protein is encoded by the coding sequence ATGGCAGCAGAAGTTATTACTACGGATGACCTTCGTGAGTTCAAGATTGAACTCCTGGAAGATCTCAAAAGGCTACTCAAAGAACATTCCGGACAGCCAACCAAGAAATGGCTGAAATCCTATGAGGTTCGCAAGCTCCTGGGCATTTCGCCCGGCACATTGCAGAACCTACGGGTAAACGGCACATTACCTTTTACCAAGATAGGAGGAGTGATCTATTATGACTATGCAGACATTCAGTCCATGCTCCAGTCCAATAAGTTTCAAAACCGCTTGAGGTAA
- a CDS encoding heavy metal translocating P-type ATPase gives MAFTNDIENKACCNTDPQPNKQTKQVEKAPSTFLQTWGSGIVSLIMLLAGIAADQLEQPAFFNGWIRIGWYVLAYLPVGWPVLVKGWKSILRGDVFTEFFLMGIATLGAFAIGEYPEAVAVMLFYAIGELFQDAAVNRAKRNIKALLDIRPDSASVYRSGQMVSVHPEEVQIGETIQVKPGEKIPLDGEMISEKSSFNTSALTGESKPATYNKGENVLAGMVNLDRLIELKVTRRFNESSLARILELVQNATARKAKTEQFIRKFARVYTPIVTFLAVGLTFLPYFFVENYVFEDWLYRALIFLVISCPCALVISIPLGYFGGIGAASRKGILFKGSNFLDLMTKVNTVVMDKTGTLTKGVFEVQKAVTMEGITTDWLSLAAAMESKSTHPIAKAITEYTKKQGGKISEPEQQEEIAGHGLKGKVNSKHVLIGNQKLMDKEGIVTCADAAEEVNTVIHVAVDQKYAGYLVIADELKEDAAQAINALHKSGVRELIMLSGDKNAVTQQVAKSLGIDKAFGDLLPEQKVEKVEELKKDTSRVIAFVGDGINDAPVLALADVGMAMGGLGSDAAIETADVVIQTDQPSKIATAIQIGKQTKRIVWQNIGLAFGVKVIVLALGAGGLATMWEAVFADVGVALLAILNAVRMQK, from the coding sequence ATGGCATTTACAAACGATATAGAAAATAAAGCTTGTTGCAATACCGATCCGCAACCAAACAAACAAACGAAACAAGTAGAAAAAGCCCCCTCCACTTTCCTGCAAACCTGGGGCAGTGGCATTGTGAGCCTTATCATGCTTCTGGCCGGAATTGCGGCTGACCAGTTGGAACAACCTGCATTTTTCAACGGTTGGATTCGCATCGGCTGGTATGTGCTGGCCTATTTGCCTGTGGGTTGGCCGGTATTGGTCAAAGGCTGGAAGTCCATACTGAGAGGTGATGTGTTCACCGAATTTTTCCTCATGGGCATAGCCACTCTGGGAGCTTTTGCCATAGGCGAATATCCCGAGGCGGTGGCGGTGATGCTTTTCTATGCTATTGGTGAGTTGTTTCAGGATGCAGCTGTGAACCGAGCCAAACGCAACATCAAAGCCTTGCTGGACATCCGCCCCGATTCGGCCTCTGTGTATAGAAGCGGGCAAATGGTGTCTGTACACCCGGAAGAAGTACAAATTGGGGAAACCATACAAGTAAAACCCGGAGAAAAAATACCGCTCGATGGGGAAATGATCAGTGAAAAAAGCAGCTTCAATACTTCCGCCCTGACTGGTGAAAGTAAACCAGCCACCTACAACAAAGGAGAAAATGTGCTGGCTGGGATGGTGAACCTCGACAGGCTGATTGAATTGAAAGTGACCAGACGGTTCAACGAAAGTTCACTTGCCCGCATCCTGGAGCTGGTGCAGAACGCCACCGCCCGCAAGGCAAAAACCGAGCAGTTTATCCGTAAGTTTGCACGAGTTTACACACCCATCGTCACCTTTCTGGCAGTGGGATTGACCTTCCTGCCTTATTTCTTTGTAGAAAACTATGTGTTTGAAGACTGGCTTTACAGGGCTTTGATCTTCCTGGTGATCTCGTGTCCCTGTGCGCTGGTCATCTCAATACCGCTCGGCTATTTTGGAGGAATAGGCGCAGCTTCCCGCAAAGGGATACTGTTCAAAGGCTCCAACTTCCTTGACCTCATGACAAAAGTCAATACTGTGGTGATGGACAAAACCGGAACGCTTACCAAGGGAGTGTTTGAAGTTCAGAAAGCCGTGACCATGGAGGGTATCACTACAGATTGGCTTAGTCTGGCGGCAGCTATGGAAAGCAAATCCACCCATCCCATCGCAAAAGCCATTACAGAATATACTAAAAAGCAGGGAGGGAAAATTTCAGAACCCGAGCAACAGGAAGAAATAGCCGGGCACGGCCTGAAAGGAAAAGTAAATAGTAAGCATGTGCTCATTGGCAATCAAAAACTGATGGATAAGGAAGGGATCGTTACCTGTGCTGATGCTGCCGAGGAGGTCAATACCGTCATTCATGTAGCGGTTGACCAAAAATATGCCGGTTACCTGGTGATAGCCGATGAACTCAAAGAGGATGCTGCCCAGGCAATCAATGCATTACACAAATCAGGAGTTCGGGAACTGATCATGCTGTCAGGAGACAAGAATGCAGTGACTCAACAAGTCGCAAAATCACTCGGAATAGATAAAGCCTTTGGTGATCTGCTGCCAGAGCAAAAGGTGGAAAAGGTAGAAGAACTGAAAAAAGATACCAGCCGTGTCATCGCATTTGTAGGGGACGGTATCAACGATGCGCCCGTCCTTGCTCTGGCAGATGTGGGCATGGCAATGGGTGGTTTGGGTAGTGATGCCGCCATCGAGACAGCCGATGTGGTCATTCAGACCGACCAGCCCTCTAAAATTGCTACTGCTATTCAAATAGGTAAACAGACTAAACGGATCGTATGGCAAAATATCGGCCTGGCTTTCGGTGTAAAAGTCATAGTCCTTGCCTTGGGTGCCGGAGGCCTGGCCACTATGTGGGAAGCCGTATTTGCCGATGTGGGAGTGGCACTACTGGCAATATTGAATGCGGTGAGGATGCAAAAGTAA
- a CDS encoding AAA family ATPase, whose protein sequence is MASHSKSHSESVRSNVIQFDKCLEFLEKAGKEYISPKFQIWKEDHLIIFKLLVYFYQDKPNAEKHGIDLHKGILLTGPVGCGKTSLMTLLRFMLAPKKQYIIKSARDITLEFIQDGYSTINKYSKAAFQQTGGELIPKAYCFDDLGVESNIKYYGNETNVMAEILLSRYDMFISRHMLTHATTNLSASEIENCYGNRVRSRMREMINVIAFDKEAKDKRV, encoded by the coding sequence ATGGCGAGCCACTCTAAGTCTCACTCAGAGAGTGTTCGAAGCAATGTCATCCAATTCGACAAATGCCTTGAATTCCTGGAGAAAGCAGGCAAAGAATACATCAGTCCAAAATTCCAGATATGGAAGGAAGACCACTTGATTATATTCAAACTTTTGGTCTACTTTTATCAGGACAAACCCAATGCTGAAAAGCACGGCATTGACCTCCACAAAGGCATTTTGCTGACCGGCCCTGTCGGTTGTGGCAAAACCTCCCTGATGACCTTGCTCCGATTCATGCTTGCTCCCAAAAAACAGTACATCATCAAATCCGCTCGTGACATCACCCTGGAATTCATTCAGGACGGCTATTCTACTATTAACAAATATTCCAAAGCAGCCTTCCAGCAGACAGGTGGAGAGCTGATCCCGAAAGCCTATTGCTTTGATGACCTGGGAGTAGAGTCCAACATCAAATATTATGGAAACGAAACCAACGTAATGGCTGAGATCCTTCTAAGCCGCTACGATATGTTCATCAGCCGCCACATGCTCACCCATGCCACCACCAATCTTTCAGCCAGTGAGATTGAGAACTGTTATGGGAATAGGGTAAGATCAAGGATGAGGGAAATGATAAATGTGATTGCTTTTGACAAAGAAGCGAAGGATAAAAGAGTGTGA
- a CDS encoding Fur family transcriptional regulator produces the protein MIKELENKLKQKDIRPTAMRLLVLEALTSQEAAISLSDLEKAFEKSDRVTLFRTLKTFQENGLVHSIDDGNGAPKYALCEEGCECNIERDLHVHFHCRVCSETFCLPKYKIPEINLPTNLKSEEANLVVKGVCGKCTG, from the coding sequence ATGATCAAAGAACTTGAAAATAAACTCAAGCAAAAGGATATCCGACCAACAGCCATGCGGCTGTTGGTGCTGGAAGCCCTGACCAGTCAGGAGGCGGCCATCAGCCTTTCTGACCTGGAAAAAGCATTTGAAAAGTCTGACAGGGTGACACTATTCCGCACCCTGAAGACCTTTCAGGAAAATGGACTGGTACACAGCATTGATGACGGTAACGGAGCGCCAAAGTATGCGCTTTGCGAAGAGGGATGTGAATGCAATATCGAAAGGGACTTGCATGTGCATTTCCATTGCCGGGTGTGCAGCGAAACCTTCTGTTTACCCAAATACAAAATCCCGGAAATTAATCTGCCGACCAACTTAAAAAGCGAAGAAGCCAACCTGGTGGTAAAGGGTGTTTGTGGGAAGTGCACAGGTTGA
- a CDS encoding RteC domain-containing protein, translating into MIHFFFETDPNFSTSHDFKVSNILANDLLNVYLEDELNKLDMRDLSNGKSQVEPKGKMAWTDSKVALIELMYALHARGVFNHGRADLKEISKCLEDTFGVDLGQYHRTFLEIRIRKTGRTKFLDSLHESLIRRMDEADEK; encoded by the coding sequence TTGATTCATTTTTTTTTCGAGACCGATCCAAATTTCTCTACCAGCCATGATTTTAAAGTTTCCAACATCCTGGCCAATGATCTGCTCAACGTCTATTTGGAAGATGAATTGAATAAGCTGGATATGAGGGACTTAAGCAACGGAAAATCACAAGTCGAACCGAAGGGGAAAATGGCATGGACAGACTCCAAAGTAGCTCTGATTGAGCTGATGTACGCCCTCCATGCCCGTGGGGTCTTTAACCATGGCAGAGCAGACTTGAAAGAAATTTCCAAATGTTTGGAAGACACATTTGGAGTAGATTTAGGGCAATACCACCGCACATTCCTCGAAATACGTATCAGAAAGACAGGAAGGACGAAATTCCTCGATTCCCTGCATGAAAGCCTTATCCGCAGAATGGATGAAGCTGATGAGAAATAG
- a CDS encoding RteC domain-containing protein: MSDNYNQLYEDLEEKLRMIDLEEDNLLKKSEQSFQMVLIAINQLREGLTKNPLDSQASEILFFKEIKPKFVSKLIYHLSVFNIETNKPNGGIKVKRKYYQNELDKLKRYFDNNLEFYRYYRTHSNYLDHKYFVRGKQDIRLTLDSFFFRDRSKFLYQP; encoded by the coding sequence ATGTCTGATAACTATAACCAACTATATGAAGATTTAGAAGAAAAGCTTAGAATGATCGATTTGGAGGAAGATAACCTCCTCAAAAAATCTGAACAGAGCTTTCAAATGGTCCTGATTGCCATTAACCAGTTAAGGGAGGGCTTGACTAAAAACCCATTAGATTCTCAAGCTAGCGAAATCCTGTTTTTCAAGGAGATCAAACCGAAATTCGTTAGTAAGCTCATCTACCACCTCAGTGTATTCAATATCGAAACCAATAAACCCAACGGAGGAATCAAGGTAAAACGTAAATACTATCAAAATGAGTTGGATAAGCTCAAACGGTACTTCGACAACAACCTGGAATTTTACCGCTATTACCGTACCCACAGCAACTACCTGGACCACAAGTATTTTGTCCGTGGCAAGCAAGATATACGCTTAACCCTTGATTCATTTTTTTTTCGAGACCGATCCAAATTTCTCTACCAGCCATGA